The Thiomicrorhabdus lithotrophica DNA segment GTCTATCTCCCAGTAAGCAATCTGGCTTAGAGCAGGTTTTTCAGGTTCTAAATCAAGCACAATATCAAAAGATATTAGTTCTTAGCAATGATAGCGTAGCATCCCAAAAACTTGAACGAACTTTTCACCAGGCCTGGTTAAACTCCAATAACACAGCAGATTATGTGCTTCAAAATATTGTTGAAAATGTGGGGCAAACTATAGATAAGGGCTTAAATGTTCAATCTTCCAAAGATCGTTACCGTTGGTTACAAAGTGTTTTGAAGCAACCGATAGAATTTGCTCCACGAGTTCGTAAGGATATTGAGGCGGTTATTTCCTTTGTCCCTGAACAGCAAGCCATTCAAGTTGCACCTTATTTAAACTTTTTGCCATTGGAAAAAGCTATTACACATATATGGTATCCAAGTGAGACACCTAGCATATCTTATTTAAAGGCCAACTTGGATGCTTGGCAGCAAACCTTTGCAATTTTACCTTTATCGCTGCCAAGTGATTTGGGTAAGAAAAATATACTTCAAACCAATAAATTAAAAAATGGCCTGTTTTATGCTTTAGGACGTGTGGCGATTGAAATTGTCAAAAATCCTGATCTATCTTCTTCTGTTGATACATTAGTGGATACTGAGTATGGAACTTATGTTCGAGACTCTAATGGACAATTTAATCTTTTGCCAATTATTTATTGGGCAGACAGTGGTGTTTTTGAAAAGTTTAATGCACAACAATAAAATCGGTTGTACTCTTCAATATCCTTCCTGTTCAAACTTACGAATTCACAATGATAGATGAGTAATATCTATTTAAAGTGTTGTTAAGGAATTAATTAGTGGCTACCACAGATGAAACATTTGATCCTAATGACTTGGATAGTATTGATGCTTTGTTAGATGAGGCTGAGTTAGAAGCCTCACCCGATGACTTGGATGGTTTGGATGATGAGTTTCCTGATAAAGAGGTTTCTGCAGAAGCAGAAACAGTGGATAGCAACGCAGAAAAACCCATGCCTGAGGAGGATTTATTAGACTCTTTAGATGATTCGGTTGCTGATGATGAGCCAGAAGTTGTGGCAGTATCTGAACCAATAATGGAAGAGTCTGCAAAGAAGGAAGTTGTTTCTGATTCTGATACTGATGACTTTTTTGCTAAACGTGCAGCTGCTCAGTCAGCACAAAATACAAATATGGCGACGAAAGATATGGATTCTATAAAAAAACTTATCATTATATTTGGTTCAGTATTAAGTGTATTGGCCTTAACTGGAATTGGAATTGGTGTATGGGGGGCTTTATCGGCATCTTCAGCTGGAATGAGTGAAGAGACGCAAACCTTAATTGAATCGATCAAAGTTTCGTCGGAGCAAAATGGTTCTGCCGTTGAAGCGACTGAAAAAACATCAAAGTCTTTAGAGAAAAAATTGGATGCAATTAATTTTCAACTTGAACAGTTAGCTACTGATATGGCAAAGCTAGATTCAACTGCTGATAAAAAAGAAGAGAGTATTGATCCTTTAGGGTTGAACTCTCAGCAGCCGACACAAAATACTAAAGATAATGGTCAGTCAAAAGCAGGTAATCATTCGGTCGCTAATGCGCATGCAATGCCGGCAATGTCTGCCGAAAATCCAGAATTCATGAAAAAAATGGATTCGGTTAATAGTAAATTAATTAAGGCACAACGTCGCATTGATGAAGTTAATAGTCGAGTTAAGAAAATTCAAAATCATTACCAAGCCTTGGTTCATAGTGTGAAAACGGTTGAAAAGCAAGTTTTACTTGAGCAAGCTGAAAAGGCTGAAAAAGCAGCTCTTGCTAAGGAAGCTGGAAATAAGAATAGATATCAGTACTCTGCGCCAGATGGAGGTTTTTATGATCAGTCAGTTTCAGATTCCTATCCATAGAAAATATAGTTGGAAAGCTTATGAAGTTTGGGATTTGGTTGTTTAGTTTCATTGTTGGGTTGTTATTGTCGGGTTGCGGAAATACTCAGCCTATTGAAATGGTAAAAGATACCGCAACTAAAGTTGGAAAGTCAGTAGGTTTGGTTACGACTACCTATATGAAAACACCTGATTATTATTCAACTAAGCAGTTAGAAAAAAAATACGAGTTTGGTTCTATGTATGACGTCAGTCATATCGATTGTGCAAAAGCATCGAATCGTTGCCAATAGAATTTGATAAAAATATTAACTTACAGTTTTGAGTAGATAGTGGAGTATATCACCATGAAGAAGATACCTTTTTTAATTGCTGGAATTGCCAGCTCAATAGCGTTAACAGGTTGTATGCAAACCAAACCTGCTAATGAACCACAGGCTGTTCAAGCGCAGCCAACTAAAGTGGTAGAGCCTCAAGCTCAAGTCATGCCTGTTGCTCCTCCAGTACAAAAACCAGAATTGCTAAAGATTTCAGGCATTGGTTATGGTGCAGAAAGTACATTTGCTCCATATACACCTGGTCAACGCCGTTTAATGGCAATTCGTTCTTCAAAGCTTGATGCGTATAGAGCGCTTGCAGAACAGCTATATGGTATTAAAATTGATAGTAATACTTCAGTCTCAACATTAACGGCAAAAAACGATAGCTTTAGAGCGCGTGTAAATGCTGTTGTAAGAGGTGCTAGAGTTGTTAGTGTTACTCCGATGGCCGATCATAACTATGAAACGGTATTAGAAGTGTATGTTGATAAAAAGTTCTTTGAAGAAGCTTTTGTTTACACTGCCTCTAAAGCGGCCGCAGTAGATCCAGAAGCCGCTTATAAAGTGAGTGCATACTAAATTCAACTTACCAGGCCTGGTGTTAGCTTATTGCTAGCTAGAGTGTAAGTGAATAATAGGATCCTTATTATGGTGTTAAAAAGAATTATCATCGCTACAGTATTATCTTTGTTTGTATGGCAAGGAGTGGCTGATGCTGCAAGTATTAGTACTCGAGTAAGAATACTAGAGAGTAAGGTTGCTAAACAGCATAAGCAGATAAAATCATCAGTAGAATCTCAAAAAAATAGTGCTGCTAAGGTGGATAAAAGTTTAGCTAAAATGCAGGCTTTAGAAAAAAAACTGGCAAAACTTTTAAAAGATGAAAAAAAAGGGGCTTCTGCTGAGCGGACTGATAAGCGCTACGCTTTTCCTTAAAGAAATCTATAATTCAATGCTATCAATTCAAATAAAAAACCCCATTTAGATGGGGTTTTTTATTTGATCTAAAAACTGTTTAAAATGTTAGATTGTTTTAAAATTATTGAGCGTATTAGACTAGCTTTGTTGAGTTAGGTCTTGATCACGATTCTTTTGGGCAAACTCTATCTCTTTAGCTTGGATGAAGTAAACCAGCTTACGGCGATCATCTTCAGATAATGATTGATATGACAGGGCAATGCTTGAACCCCCAGATCCATTAGTAAGTGGTGTGATTTTGACAATGTCGCAACGAACCAAGATTGGAGATTCATTTTGAAGGGGTTTTATAAGTAAGTCTACTTTATCGGTTAGCTGAACCTTTTCGACCACATCAATAGCAATACCACCACCACTTAAGTTAACTAAGCGTTGTGGGATAGCGCGTGCTAATTGTTTCTCATCAATAGTTTGTAATACAAAGTTTATTTTACTATTCATGGCGGTTAAAGCTGTTGCGAGTAAAGAGCTTTTTTGATTGATGTGCGAGATAACTTCATTAATTTGTTCATCAAGCTGGGAAAGGTTCTCCATGAAATATTCTTCAATATACTTAGAGTCTGGCGAAGAGGGTAGTAAAGTTTCTTCAGCTTGTTGAAGTGTTAATATGCGGTAGCTACAAGGCATAATCACATCAATTCGATAATAAGAGCGTTGATCTTTACGCATAAATTTTCTCTCTAATCATGAAAATGGTACTGTTAAAGACTTAAGTAAAAGCCTAAACAACTATATTGCATTAGTGTATTACAAATGAGGTTTTGAAGGAAAACTCTTTCATGTTTTTAGCTAATATGTGAATGATGTAAGCAGAAAATAAGCCAATCTTAAATATCTTACAGGAGTGGGAGTTCATTGAACAAAGATAGAGTTTCAAGAAGGTTAGGCTTTGCCTAAAGTACTTTGATTTCCAGTCGTTGTTTTCTCGCCACTTGAACTGTAAAGCTTTACGTCTTGCTGATGTTTGCCTGAAATCAAATCTAGGGTATGTTTGTTGATGTTGCTTAAAATTTGAATAGACATGCCATTAGCTAGATTTTTATCATGACATTGCTGAATCAGCTCTAACAATTGTTTGATTTCAGCTTGCTGTTCCTGTGAAAATAAAGTGAAAGAAGGAGAGCTTACTAAAGAGGAGAGGTTTAGATTTTGATTAGCTAATGTTTGATCTAACTCATTTGTTAACGAATTTAGTTGTTCTGCCAAATCTTGTTTGGATTGAGTTATTTGAACGAGTTGATTAGCTTGGTTTTTCTTAATGACGTCAGATTCTTGGTCAAGAATCTCTGAAAATTGTTTTAACAGATGCGTTAATCCTACAATTTGTGAGGAAAATTGCTTTAAATTTAGTTCACCTGTGTTTTGACTCATTGTCTTTCTTTAGGCCTTTGCAAAAAGAGCTTCAGTTTGAATGAGTTTATCCGCAATACGTTGAGCATCGACCTGGTAAGAACCTTCTTGAATAGCCGCTTTAATTTCAGCAATTCGTGCAGAATTATCTACATTAACATCTCGTGATTTTGTTTCAAGTTCTCGAGCTTGCGATAAAACATCCGTTAAAGTGACTTTGTCTACAGGTTTATTGGGAGCTGTTGGTTTTGTTCCACCATCAACATCTTTTGACAGCGCTTTAACAGAGTCGTTTGAACGTCCCGGTAGCACACTGTTTGTATAGTTTTTAATATCCATATTTTGGCCTCACACCTAGTATTGTTTGATATTTTAACAGCATTTTTGTTGTTTCTACTATATCTATCGGCAAAATATTGAAAGCTTTAGAAAAAAAGCTAAAAAATTGTTGTTATTGTCAATACTTTGTCTTATGGAACTAATACCGTGTTGGGAGCAATAACTATGCCCTTTACAACTTTATCTGAAGACAAGTTTTTGACAGGGACTTGTTCTTGCTCAACGCCGCTTTGCAGTGCTAGTCCTTTTACTTTTACTTCAATACTCCCAATGCGAGTGATTAAATTTACTTGTTGATCTTTAAAAACCCAAAAAGGTGGTTGTAGATCTCTAATTTTGAGGACTTTGTTAGGTGGTATAGCTTTGGTGGTTCTCATGCCAATTGCCGTGGCAATATTTACCATACTGCCTTTGGGAACTTTTTTATAGGGTAAAAGTATTTGTTGTATATCTTCAGGTTTTATAACGGTTAATTTGAGGATTCCTTTAACACTGATAACAACTGGTAGTTTACCATCGACTACAACAGGAACGAATACTCGCCATTTGGGGGATTCGCAAGAAATGCTGATTGTCATTCTACCAGTGGTGGTGTTAGGGTTTCTATCTTGTAGAAGTAATGGCTTGCTACATAGGGGTAATTTTAAATTTGAACTTAATTTTCGAATTTGAATTTTGGGCTCAAAAATTTTTTGGTCAATTTTTTGCTTAACGTGATTATTAACTAATTGATGAATCTCATCCAGTGATTGGTACATTGGGTTGACCGGGTATGAATGCAGAGTTTCGGCGCTTTGTTGAGCGCTTGCACTTAAGCTAGTCAATATCAAGCTGTTCATTAAAGTGGAAATTGTAATTAAACGAATCGTCTTTTTCATGTTGCCAGTCTAACATGAGTACAAAAGGCATTTAAAGAAGTGTTGCGATAGAGCAATATTGTTTTAATTCTTCAATATAATAAATGAAATGGATATTTGAATTCTTGTCTTGGTTGCAGAATCATATAACGATAAATGGAATAAGGTGGCGTTAACATGTCGAGCTTTTTAAAAGGTGTTGATCAAAGAACATCCCTGGCAGGTATGAACCGAATGGAGTTGCTTCTTTTTACAATAAAAGGAAAGCAGTTATTTGGTATTAATGTATTTAAAGTCCGTGAAGTCATTCGAACACCTGAAATTTCAGTAGTGCCTAAGTCGGATTCTAGGGTGGTTGGAGTGTCAGATATTCGTGGTCAGACGATGCCAATGATAGATTTAGCAAAGGCTCTAGACCTTGAGCCAGTAGACCCGGCGCAGTATTCAAAAAGCTTAACGATTGTCACAGAGTTTAATAGCTCAGTGCAGGGGTTTTTGGTTGAGGATGTGGATAGAATTGTACACTTGCGCTGGGAAGATATTTTAGCACCACCAGATTCATTACAAAACGTAAATTATTTGACTGGAATTACTCGTGCACAAGAACAGATTGTGCAAATTGTTGATGTGGAAAAGGTCTTAGCAGAAGTTTCTGGTACGCCTAAAGAAATGTCAGATGAGTTCATATCTCAAAACATCTCCAAAACTAAAAACCAAGACTTTTTTGTTCTTGGTGCGGATGATTCAACCGTTGCTCGTTCACAGTTGAAGAATGTTCTGGATAAAATGGGCATAGCTCATAAGATTGTTAATAACGGTAAGTTGGCTTTAGATTTTTTACAAAAGTGGGCTGATGATGCTGATAAGGGAATTTCACCAAGAGTAAGTGATAGGATCTTAATGGTAATTTCAGATATAGAAATGCCTGAAATGGATGGTTACACCTTAACCACAAGTATTCGTAAAGATGAACGCTTGAAAGACTTATTTGTTGTTTTAAATTCGTCATTGAGTGGTGGTTTTAATGAAACACTAACGGACAAAGTTGGAGCAAACGTATTCTTATCTAAATGGCACGCTGACGAATTGGCCAATACGATTGTTGAGCGTATTGATGCGGTTACGAGTGCATCTCAAAAGCAAGCGTAGAGAGTTTATATGCAGCTAATTCATTTTACTTTTGCAGCGTTATTACTAGCTATGAGTCTTCATGCTCATGCTGAGGTTATGGATAATCTTTGTATTGATAATCCAAATTCTGATAAATCATGTTCTGAAGAATTTTCTATGGGCTCTAATGGTCAATCTGAAGGCTATGCTGGAAATCAACCTGGTCAAAAGTCAGTTGGTTCATCTGAACAATGCGTTGTGGTAAAAGGTGTGGCACCATCTAAAGATGTGAGTAAAGCATTTGCTCGCAAAATGGCTATTCGTGATGCTTTACAGCAAGCGAGTTTAAAAAATAATGTTGTTGTGCAGACGGATCAATCTGTTGAGTCTTATCAACTAAAGTTGGATAGCACACGCTTTACCTCTACTAGCAAAGTTAAAAGTTTTACGGTATTAAAAGAAGGGTTTGAAGACTCTGAAAATAAGTACGGTGAAACCAAGAAAGGCGCATTGAACTACGAAGTAACTATGAATGTTTGTCTGACTGAAGAGCGTGGTGTGTGTACGAATTTACCTGGTAACCATTATCAAACGCGTTTAGCGATTGCTCCGATCGTTTTTCCGCACGCTTACCAAGCAAATGATGTTTCTAATTTATTACATGGCTATCAACAAGAGTTGGAAAGGCGTGTTCGTAATCAAGGTTATAAAAACTATACTTTGTTAAACCAGGTAGTTGATATTCAGCCGAATGTGCAAGTGGCACCTAATTTAAATCCAGATGTTATTGCTTCAGTAAGGGATAAAACAGGGGCTCAATATCTATTGATGACCGTAATTCGTTCTATGTCTTCCCATGCTGAAAGCGGTATGAAAAATGACGTTAAGCGTTTTTATAATTTAGAAGTGCAACCTAATAGCCGTTTTATAGAAGCAGATTGGTATATTGTAGACTTAATGCGTAATGAGATTGTTCATCAAGCTCGTGGAGGGTTTGATGTAGAGGGAGATGTGAATGTTGGTAGAGATCGACCGTTTGGTTCAAATGCCTTTTTTGCGACGAACACGGGCAAAGTATTTCATGCTTTATTAGAGCAACAAGTAACGGATACGATTGATTATTTACATTGTAAGTCATTCAAAAGTGAAATTATTGATGTGCGTGATAATGAATATATTATCTACCTAAACGCTAATTCAGGCGCTAAGGTTGGCGACGATCTAGCGGTTTATCATAAGGTTGGCAGGCCTGTACGTTTTAACGGGGCTGTTTTAGGCACGGATTTGGTTCCTGGCGCTTTTTTGAAAATTAAACGCATTATGCCAAGATTTGCCGTAGCAGAATTGACAGCTAAAAAAGGTTTGGTTCAAGTCGGCGATATTGTTAAGGCTTGGTAGTTACGTTATTAATTTTTTCTGTTTGTTCTTAAAGCCCGCTATACAGCGGGTTTTTTAATGCCTAATCTTTCGTTATATTCAATCTTACCAGGCCTGGTAAGTTGTATTTTTTCTAATTAAATCAATGCTTTTTTATGAAGTTTTACTATGCGGCAATTTTTTCCTCTTTTTTCTAAAGTTTTAGAAAATCAGCCGATAACTGTTAATTTTCTAAAACTTTAGTGTTTTTTTAGTTAAAAATGTCAAAAAAATCATGGTTGGCACTTCTGTTGCTATTTCAAACTCATAAATAAAAAGGTGTCAAAGAACACACATATTAAATAACACCGGAAAAAGGGAAGAGTGATGGCAGAATCAATTTTTGGCATACATGAACAAGCCTTACGCGTTAGGACAAAGCGTGCAGAGGTATTAGCAAATAACCTGGCAAATGCTGATACACCTAGTTTTAAGGCAAAAGATATCGACTTTAGAAAAGCCTTGCAAGATGCAAGTGGTGAAATGAAAAATTCATATCAAACAGAGATGAGAAAAACTAACCCCGGTCATATTGATGGTGATAGTAATGGCTTCTCCTCAACTTCCCAGTACCTAATGTACAGACAACCAACTCAGCCTTCGTTGGATGGCAATACAGTTGAAACACATATTGAAAAAGTGCAATTTATGGAAAATGCGATGCAGCAGCAGGCAACGCTTGAATTTATAGATGGCAAAATTTCAAGCATTCGTAGCGCTATTCAAGGTCAATAGGTCAGTGAGTTAGGAGAATAAATATGTCAATGTTCAATATTTTAGATATTTCAGCGACTGGTATGCATGCGCAGACAGTACGTTTGAACACCATTGCATCCAATATGGCTAACGTCGATAGCATTAGTTCAAATGCAGAAGATACTTACCGCTCAAAACAACCTGTTTTTCAAACCATTTTGGAAGGTAATAAAATGGAGCCAACAGGTGGGGTTCGCGTTAAAGAGATTGTTGAGAATCAAGAGCCTCTCAAAATGGAATATCACCCAAATCATCCTATGGCAAATGAAGAAGGTTATATTTTTAGACCGAATGTCAATGTGGTGGAAGAGATGGCTAATATGATGTCTGCCTCGCGATCATATGAAACCAATATTGAAGTGATGAATACCTCAAAGCAATTGCTTTTAAGAACTATACAACTAGGTAAATAAGGGGATAAATCATGGCTGATTTTTTACCAGATATTACAACCGGTAATCAGGATTATTTAACGGCTTTGCAACAGAATACAAGTTCATCAACTTCTAATCCAGAAAATGTAATGGGTCAGGCTGATTTTTTGATGTTGCTAACGACGCAGTTACAAAACCAAGACCCTTCGAAACCTATGGATCCGACCAGTTTTGTAACCGATTTAACGCAGATGAGTCAGTTGGAAGCGACGACAACAATGAATCAATCCATCTTAGCGATGGCAACTAGCTTTCAAAATATGCAAACCATGCAGGGGGCATCATTGATTGGTAAGAATGTACAGGTAACAGGTGAGGACTTTTCACATGTGCAAGGCCAAGATTCACAATTTAGATTAAATACCGATATCCCGTTAAGCGATGTCAAAGTTGTGATTAGTGATGAAGATGGCATCGTAAAGGAAATTTCAGTTTCCAGTTTGCCGTCAGGAGAAAAGATCATTGATTGGGATGGTTTAGATGATGTTGGTGCTAATCGACCTAGCGGAATTTACTCTTTGACAGCTTATGGTACTGATGCCGATGGAGAGTTAAAATCGGTAGATACAGTCGTGGCTTCTCGCGTTAACTCCGTTGGTATTGGTAGTGATGGGAATATGACCTTAACATTAGCGACGGGCGAACGAGTAGCGATGGATACGGTTCGTGAAATTAGTGGTTAAACGTAATAGTTTTGATGGATTGTAGTAGTTTTTTAAAACAGAACACAGAATAGAACAAATTAAAAGCCTCTCGTTTTGAGGTGTTAATAAAGAATACACAAGGAGAACATTATGGGTGTATCGTACGATTTAAATGCGTTAAGTGGTATTAATGCTGCTTCGAATGGCCTGGCCGTTATTTCCAATAACTTGGCTAACGCACAGTCAGCTGGCTTTAAAAGCTCACGTGCAGAGTTTGC contains these protein-coding regions:
- a CDS encoding penicillin-binding protein activator, producing the protein MKYFAFLFVWLIVNLPMASFAYAEEWDDFFRDSNPRDFLGIGKQNRPLSNKHSIENNRLREVKRLDQEILILRAEMSKKNGDIKQVRQYISELNRQYIIPAFKGRVDALRKYIDSAPTSSLLSFFSFSKTIEFPLNDTNSVVAVLLPTTGDYGAVGLELQESLQNGLAEAGFQGKLIALDSALYDSAFEMWEVLKFYEPSFIFGPLKKQRIAQWQQLNTGVSTLYFNDTGSLGSGEYSLSPSKQSGLEQVFQVLNQAQYQKILVLSNDSVASQKLERTFHQAWLNSNNTADYVLQNIVENVGQTIDKGLNVQSSKDRYRWLQSVLKQPIEFAPRVRKDIEAVISFVPEQQAIQVAPYLNFLPLEKAITHIWYPSETPSISYLKANLDAWQQTFAILPLSLPSDLGKKNILQTNKLKNGLFYALGRVAIEIVKNPDLSSSVDTLVDTEYGTYVRDSNGQFNLLPIIYWADSGVFEKFNAQQ
- the flgB gene encoding flagellar basal body rod protein FlgB — protein: MAESIFGIHEQALRVRTKRAEVLANNLANADTPSFKAKDIDFRKALQDASGEMKNSYQTEMRKTNPGHIDGDSNGFSSTSQYLMYRQPTQPSLDGNTVETHIEKVQFMENAMQQQATLEFIDGKISSIRSAIQGQ
- a CDS encoding PilZ domain-containing protein, with protein sequence MRKDQRSYYRIDVIMPCSYRILTLQQAEETLLPSSPDSKYIEEYFMENLSQLDEQINEVISHINQKSSLLATALTAMNSKINFVLQTIDEKQLARAIPQRLVNLSGGGIAIDVVEKVQLTDKVDLLIKPLQNESPILVRCDIVKITPLTNGSGGSSIALSYQSLSEDDRRKLVYFIQAKEIEFAQKNRDQDLTQQS
- the flgM gene encoding flagellar biosynthesis anti-sigma factor FlgM, yielding MDIKNYTNSVLPGRSNDSVKALSKDVDGGTKPTAPNKPVDKVTLTDVLSQARELETKSRDVNVDNSARIAEIKAAIQEGSYQVDAQRIADKLIQTEALFAKA
- a CDS encoding flagella synthesis protein FlgN codes for the protein MSQNTGELNLKQFSSQIVGLTHLLKQFSEILDQESDVIKKNQANQLVQITQSKQDLAEQLNSLTNELDQTLANQNLNLSSLVSSPSFTLFSQEQQAEIKQLLELIQQCHDKNLANGMSIQILSNINKHTLDLISGKHQQDVKLYSSSGEKTTTGNQSTLGKA
- a CDS encoding LPP20 family lipoprotein, which codes for MKKIPFLIAGIASSIALTGCMQTKPANEPQAVQAQPTKVVEPQAQVMPVAPPVQKPELLKISGIGYGAESTFAPYTPGQRRLMAIRSSKLDAYRALAEQLYGIKIDSNTSVSTLTAKNDSFRARVNAVVRGARVVSVTPMADHNYETVLEVYVDKKFFEEAFVYTASKAAAVDPEAAYKVSAY
- a CDS encoding chemotaxis protein, with product MSSFLKGVDQRTSLAGMNRMELLLFTIKGKQLFGINVFKVREVIRTPEISVVPKSDSRVVGVSDIRGQTMPMIDLAKALDLEPVDPAQYSKSLTIVTEFNSSVQGFLVEDVDRIVHLRWEDILAPPDSLQNVNYLTGITRAQEQIVQIVDVEKVLAEVSGTPKEMSDEFISQNISKTKNQDFFVLGADDSTVARSQLKNVLDKMGIAHKIVNNGKLALDFLQKWADDADKGISPRVSDRILMVISDIEMPEMDGYTLTTSIRKDERLKDLFVVLNSSLSGGFNETLTDKVGANVFLSKWHADELANTIVERIDAVTSASQKQA
- a CDS encoding flagellar hook assembly protein FlgD, whose amino-acid sequence is MADFLPDITTGNQDYLTALQQNTSSSTSNPENVMGQADFLMLLTTQLQNQDPSKPMDPTSFVTDLTQMSQLEATTTMNQSILAMATSFQNMQTMQGASLIGKNVQVTGEDFSHVQGQDSQFRLNTDIPLSDVKVVISDEDGIVKEISVSSLPSGEKIIDWDGLDDVGANRPSGIYSLTAYGTDADGELKSVDTVVASRVNSVGIGSDGNMTLTLATGERVAMDTVREISG
- the flgC gene encoding flagellar basal body rod protein FlgC, translating into MSMFNILDISATGMHAQTVRLNTIASNMANVDSISSNAEDTYRSKQPVFQTILEGNKMEPTGGVRVKEIVENQEPLKMEYHPNHPMANEEGYIFRPNVNVVEEMANMMSASRSYETNIEVMNTSKQLLLRTIQLGK
- the flgA gene encoding flagellar basal body P-ring formation chaperone FlgA, with product MKKTIRLITISTLMNSLILTSLSASAQQSAETLHSYPVNPMYQSLDEIHQLVNNHVKQKIDQKIFEPKIQIRKLSSNLKLPLCSKPLLLQDRNPNTTTGRMTISISCESPKWRVFVPVVVDGKLPVVISVKGILKLTVIKPEDIQQILLPYKKVPKGSMVNIATAIGMRTTKAIPPNKVLKIRDLQPPFWVFKDQQVNLITRIGSIEVKVKGLALQSGVEQEQVPVKNLSSDKVVKGIVIAPNTVLVP